One genomic region from Thermoplasmata archaeon encodes:
- a CDS encoding CinA family protein: protein MSTIEEISELLKRKKLRIAVAESCTGGSVSNAFTNIPGASKFFIAGVVAYSDFAKINILGVPPEIIVKHGAVSADVAKEMCIGVKKLTGADIGLSVTGYASGGEGIPEVMVGLVYMGIHFRDLIVFERRFSGQRNEIKTTITEHISEKLLEIIKKDL from the coding sequence ATGTCAACGATAGAAGAAATAAGTGAGTTGTTAAAACGAAAAAAATTAAGAATTGCAGTTGCAGAGTCATGTACTGGTGGTTCAGTTTCAAATGCATTTACAAACATTCCTGGCGCTTCAAAATTTTTTATAGCTGGAGTTGTGGCTTACTCTGATTTCGCAAAGATAAATATTCTTGGTGTTCCACCAGAAATTATAGTGAAACATGGAGCAGTAAGTGCCGATGTCGCCAAGGAAATGTGTATCGGTGTGAAAAAGCTAACGGGTGCGGATATTGGACTCTCCGTCACCGGCTATGCTTCTGGAGGTGAAGGAATTCCAGAAGTAATGGTCGGACTCGTGTATATGGGTATCCATTTCAGGGATCTTATTGTCTTTGAGAGAAGATTTTCAGGGCAGAGGAACGAAATTAAGACGACCATCACTGAACACATTTCCGAAAAATTACTGGAAATAATTAAAAAAGATTTGTAG
- a CDS encoding CARDB domain-containing protein encodes MNRISKNKTGQVVWTMCVAILVSLPISVSSAALFMGTNDTIRAVNDLVVDTTVILDRSTAPSGILGMDGNITINSGGNLTVRNIEIQFLQDGGLYPVTLPKKYFLKVNSGGTLYLEDSTITVSTMMVNPFLKFNLSSDGGKIIMKNSKLAFPGYLYLVNSEVYINNSQITGLSEMPSVWQNDVAKIDDNDDAPIISALNSKIYISDSIIDKYYENVNIVDYQLTPKDFPGYIELQPSQTMTISQLDVSEITYDKLSSVSLLVEYTTTPDYNGTNSFQVSYNGGSSWQNLPVNPVADTQASEVVPLAVTTLNGLTNLRFRFTHNGNTGNITITRFDVVVRPGYEFNITLAGTTQMTVINSNISIDWDTTTLTVGTSNKLILYNNATLELLNVSFDEAETPPLDANGHGQKYAPAIIAYNNSQVFVYRWAKIPVYDQNKMPIPNAQLVSIEYTPSSSMIQYSVATQANDMDAHPMIKMYLTANGITNRSDAAGIIKYPVASDYINITTLPNSLFIGSYVANCTYLGTKRGTGIITLPAYPDMVENDNVFTTSPVGISIDLPNLRITSVFTSPSQPLKGDVVNLTARVENTGLAMARGVTVRFFVNGIELGDAAPVDVAQGGSQNFAYPYTFDYSGQVSITAVVDPDNLVSEMDENDNTYSSIFSIAGRPSLVIEYLFVLVSGAPSESVNVNQTAEIRATIRNNGDGIASSVSVQFRTEAGIIGTDTISTIPIGESRDASVTWTPSVGTAYTITATIVSSSPSESDVDKGDNIATKSVIITYPNLAINLNTLTLSPEPAENGSTTISVEIYNDGNGFASDVIVVFKTDSDTIGTKTISKINAKSTVIASIDWYLPIGYGGTRNVSVQVTSSKEGSVTEEMKTSTYVKFAPRLSMDTKVWFYDEENNLISSVQPGTTVIVRVNITNTGDIDSSELNVDFYLDGLTKSNYLGKATVSKVPGMSTSVCEYKWTANVQRVNLNHTIYARVNNTGMNASNSIFVERLNIEWSAPPYISTSYNVNQDYFLTGQISAPVPIDTSRLQVQLNVTDSSGRFIGSYPGTFSTDGSGQFTIPVKFDNPGTYTLTVVVSGEEVNELRYPVPSVSVVGGQGPGTPSFLIWLIVIIIIIVVVVIIAFVMISKVGVGKLGECGECGAPIPENATKCPKCGAEFETSTVRCSECGAWIPASAKTCPECGTVFSGKKVEESSYEKTMRQQYEAYVDKYRAQAKREMGGSFSETAFWRWWRTQPSYMTYNQWLHKEEATKRETTKCPSCGAINERGARVCYRCGTAILPPTQRAPAQQPAYTPPPEGRYTPQPQQPDYTPPYQPQAPVYAPPTQPPAPRPERQPAPAAYAPPPAKPVVLKSTPPSAPPTQQPPVPSTPVPPKKVIKRPEAVEPMPEKPSGKLCPKCGKEISAEFVVCPYCGAIVR; translated from the coding sequence ATGAACAGAATTTCAAAAAACAAAACTGGGCAAGTGGTTTGGACAATGTGCGTGGCAATACTGGTCTCGCTCCCTATATCTGTAAGTAGTGCAGCTCTTTTTATGGGAACGAACGATACAATAAGAGCAGTGAACGATCTGGTTGTTGATACCACAGTAATTCTAGATAGGTCTACGGCCCCAAGTGGAATCCTAGGCATGGATGGTAACATTACTATAAATTCTGGTGGAAATCTGACCGTTAGAAATATAGAGATTCAGTTTTTGCAAGATGGGGGGTTATACCCAGTGACTCTTCCGAAAAAATATTTCCTCAAAGTCAACTCCGGTGGGACCCTTTATCTAGAGGATAGCACAATCACTGTCTCCACGATGATGGTGAATCCCTTCCTTAAATTTAATCTTTCGTCAGATGGGGGCAAAATTATAATGAAAAACTCAAAACTTGCTTTTCCAGGCTATCTCTATCTCGTGAATTCTGAGGTATATATCAATAATTCACAAATTACAGGGCTTTCTGAGATGCCCTCGGTATGGCAGAACGATGTAGCAAAAATTGATGACAATGACGATGCACCAATAATTTCGGCTTTGAATTCGAAAATATACATCTCTGATTCTATCATAGATAAGTACTACGAGAATGTAAACATTGTTGACTATCAATTAACACCCAAGGACTTCCCCGGGTACATTGAATTGCAACCCTCACAGACCATGACAATATCTCAGTTAGATGTTTCTGAGATAACTTATGATAAGCTAAGCAGTGTTTCTCTTCTCGTTGAGTACACAACTACACCAGACTATAATGGTACTAACAGTTTCCAGGTGTCTTATAATGGTGGTAGTTCATGGCAGAATCTCCCTGTGAATCCTGTGGCTGACACTCAAGCGAGTGAAGTTGTGCCTCTTGCTGTTACAACGCTAAACGGCCTAACAAATCTGCGGTTCAGATTTACCCATAACGGTAATACTGGCAATATCACAATCACAAGGTTTGATGTGGTTGTGAGACCTGGCTATGAATTCAACATCACACTTGCGGGTACAACACAGATGACGGTTATCAATTCCAACATTTCAATTGACTGGGATACAACAACCCTTACTGTAGGGACCTCCAACAAGCTTATCCTTTACAACAATGCTACACTGGAACTTTTGAATGTGAGTTTTGATGAAGCAGAAACTCCTCCTTTAGATGCAAATGGGCATGGTCAAAAGTATGCACCTGCAATTATTGCTTACAATAATAGCCAGGTGTTTGTATATAGATGGGCGAAAATTCCTGTCTATGACCAAAACAAGATGCCAATCCCAAATGCTCAGCTTGTATCAATTGAGTACACGCCCTCCTCTTCGATGATACAGTACAGTGTTGCTACTCAGGCAAATGATATGGATGCACATCCAATGATCAAAATGTATCTGACAGCAAATGGAATCACTAACAGATCCGACGCAGCGGGCATAATCAAATACCCTGTAGCTTCAGATTACATAAATATAACTACACTCCCAAATAGCTTGTTCATTGGTTCCTATGTGGCAAACTGCACCTACCTTGGGACAAAGAGGGGCACTGGAATCATAACTCTTCCTGCCTATCCAGACATGGTCGAGAATGATAACGTGTTCACCACATCACCTGTTGGGATATCAATAGACCTGCCAAACCTGAGGATAACTAGCGTTTTCACATCTCCGTCTCAACCATTGAAAGGAGATGTTGTTAACCTCACAGCAAGGGTGGAGAACACCGGATTGGCTATGGCAAGAGGGGTTACTGTTAGGTTTTTCGTAAATGGGATCGAGTTAGGTGATGCAGCACCCGTCGACGTGGCCCAGGGTGGAAGCCAGAATTTTGCGTATCCCTACACATTTGACTACTCAGGACAGGTTTCAATAACTGCCGTGGTTGATCCAGACAATCTTGTCTCTGAGATGGATGAAAATGACAATACATATTCTTCGATTTTCAGCATTGCCGGTAGACCTTCCCTTGTAATTGAATATTTATTTGTGCTTGTAAGTGGAGCACCATCTGAGAGTGTGAATGTAAATCAAACTGCTGAGATTCGAGCTACAATTAGAAACAACGGAGACGGAATTGCCTCAAGTGTCTCAGTCCAATTTAGAACTGAAGCAGGAATCATTGGAACAGATACTATTTCCACAATTCCGATAGGCGAAAGTAGGGATGCAAGTGTTACATGGACCCCATCTGTGGGCACAGCTTACACTATAACAGCAACTATTGTCTCATCATCTCCATCTGAATCTGATGTAGATAAGGGAGACAATATCGCTACGAAGTCAGTAATTATCACATATCCGAATCTTGCGATAAACCTCAATACACTAACTCTCTCACCAGAACCCGCAGAAAATGGTTCGACGACAATTTCGGTAGAAATTTACAATGATGGAAATGGTTTTGCCTCTGATGTAATCGTTGTATTCAAAACAGATAGCGACACTATCGGGACAAAGACAATCTCAAAGATTAATGCTAAATCTACAGTGATTGCCTCGATTGATTGGTATCTCCCAATAGGATATGGTGGTACAAGGAATGTTAGCGTACAAGTCACATCTTCTAAAGAAGGTTCAGTCACAGAAGAGATGAAAACCAGCACCTATGTAAAGTTTGCACCTCGCCTCTCGATGGACACCAAGGTCTGGTTCTATGATGAAGAAAACAATCTAATCAGTTCAGTCCAGCCAGGTACAACTGTAATTGTAAGGGTAAATATTACAAACACTGGAGACATCGATTCGTCAGAACTAAATGTGGATTTCTATCTTGATGGTCTCACAAAGTCGAACTATCTTGGGAAGGCAACTGTTTCGAAAGTTCCGGGGATGAGTACGAGTGTGTGCGAGTACAAATGGACAGCAAACGTCCAGAGGGTCAATTTGAATCACACCATTTATGCGAGGGTAAACAATACAGGAATGAATGCCTCTAACTCAATATTTGTTGAAAGATTGAACATCGAATGGAGTGCACCTCCTTATATCTCAACGAGTTACAATGTAAACCAGGACTATTTCCTTACAGGTCAGATAAGTGCCCCTGTTCCAATTGATACATCTAGGTTGCAGGTGCAGCTGAATGTAACAGACAGCAGCGGAAGATTTATAGGTAGTTACCCAGGCACATTTTCTACTGATGGTTCAGGACAGTTTACGATACCTGTGAAATTTGACAATCCAGGAACATACACACTGACAGTCGTGGTCTCAGGTGAAGAAGTGAATGAACTTAGGTACCCTGTGCCTAGCGTGAGTGTTGTAGGGGGACAGGGACCAGGCACTCCTTCTTTCTTGATATGGTTGATTGTAATAATCATCATCATAGTAGTGGTGGTGATAATTGCCTTCGTAATGATATCCAAGGTTGGTGTTGGAAAGCTAGGAGAATGCGGTGAATGTGGCGCTCCGATACCAGAAAATGCAACCAAGTGTCCGAAGTGCGGTGCTGAATTCGAGACAAGCACTGTTAGATGCAGTGAATGCGGTGCTTGGATACCTGCAAGTGCAAAGACCTGCCCAGAATGTGGTACGGTCTTCTCGGGCAAGAAGGTTGAGGAATCTAGCTATGAGAAGACAATGCGACAGCAATATGAGGCATATGTGGACAAATATAGAGCCCAGGCAAAGCGGGAAATGGGAGGAAGTTTCTCAGAAACTGCATTTTGGAGATGGTGGAGAACTCAGCCATCTTACATGACATACAATCAATGGCTCCATAAGGAAGAGGCTACAAAGAGAGAAACCACTAAATGCCCAAGCTGTGGAGCAATAAACGAGAGAGGTGCTAGAGTTTGTTATAGATGTGGAACTGCAATTCTGCCTCCAACTCAAAGAGCACCTGCACAGCAGCCGGCATATACACCGCCACCAGAAGGGAGATACACACCACAGCCTCAACAGCCAGATTACACTCCGCCCTATCAGCCGCAGGCACCAGTATATGCACCGCCGACACAACCTCCCGCACCAAGACCTGAAAGACAGCCTGCACCTGCGGCCTATGCTCCACCGCCTGCAAAGCCTGTTGTGCTGAAGTCCACACCTCCATCTGCACCGCCTACTCAGCAGCCACCAGTGCCTTCAACACCAGTTCCTCCGAAGAAAGTGATAAAACGGCCGGAGGCAGTTGAACCCATGCCAGAGAAACCATCTGGTAAACTCTGTCCAAAGTGCGGAAAAGAAATCAGTGCTGAATTCGTGGTATGTCCATACTGTGGGGCAATAGTTAGGTAA
- a CDS encoding HEAT repeat domain-containing protein, translated as MADAGQPEQEKLSIRDMLWQGRYEDVASIVNTQEEAFQVIECLNDSDLMTRKSAAHALVVIGIRHPDFVIPYLKRLLHYPNRSVLSNVIFVVGKLGTQMPKEIEPIIPDLIALIDEKHWNIKMSAISAIGDIGAADADIVLSAVPKLIDALSDTHNQVAVTAANALSKICPVDVDWTTETVDALHDLLRDGDPWVKVDALDTITRIADEHSEPVVKELDAIASLLSDENLSVREKAIDAISVILRNKPELIERVKDGIFNILVNDTAFLKIKCIDILMDVFSANPDSIRSLIPSVIACLTEQNPDMKEKARQLLSEVARGKPEFLLEYQGTLSALHADDILEAMRQRR; from the coding sequence ATGGCAGATGCTGGGCAACCAGAACAAGAAAAACTCTCGATAAGGGACATGCTATGGCAAGGGAGATATGAGGATGTAGCTAGCATCGTCAATACTCAGGAAGAGGCATTTCAGGTGATTGAGTGCCTAAACGATTCCGACCTAATGACAAGGAAATCCGCAGCCCATGCCCTTGTGGTGATAGGCATAAGACACCCAGATTTTGTTATACCCTACTTAAAAAGGTTACTTCACTACCCAAATCGAAGTGTTCTAAGCAATGTAATTTTTGTTGTAGGAAAGCTTGGCACCCAAATGCCAAAAGAGATCGAGCCGATAATTCCTGATTTGATTGCGCTCATTGACGAAAAACATTGGAACATAAAGATGAGTGCAATTTCTGCAATCGGAGATATTGGTGCTGCTGACGCAGACATCGTGTTGAGCGCCGTCCCCAAACTTATAGATGCCCTTTCTGATACACATAACCAAGTGGCAGTCACCGCTGCAAATGCACTCAGCAAAATTTGTCCCGTTGATGTCGACTGGACCACTGAAACCGTTGATGCCCTCCATGACCTCCTGAGAGACGGGGACCCATGGGTCAAGGTTGATGCTCTGGACACAATCACTAGAATTGCAGATGAGCACAGCGAACCTGTCGTTAAAGAATTAGATGCGATTGCGTCACTGCTGAGTGATGAAAATCTTTCTGTGCGAGAAAAGGCAATTGATGCAATTTCAGTCATACTCAGAAATAAGCCAGAACTGATAGAAAGGGTAAAAGACGGAATTTTCAATATTCTCGTCAATGATACTGCCTTTCTCAAGATTAAGTGCATAGATATTCTCATGGATGTGTTTTCAGCAAATCCAGATAGCATTCGCTCCTTAATTCCCTCTGTTATCGCCTGCCTCACTGAACAAAATCCCGATATGAAGGAAAAGGCAAGGCAGCTACTTTCCGAAGTCGCTAGGGGAAAACCAGAGTTTCTTTTGGAATATCAGGGCACTCTCTCTGCCTTGCATGCTGATGACATTCTAGAGGCGATGAGGCAGAGAAGATGA
- a CDS encoding nicotinamide-nucleotide adenylyltransferase — MRGLFIGRFQPLHFGHVKVVEFVLNRCDELIVGIGSAQYSHTPENPFSAGERFEMLTSVFKKKMESTKIFIVPIPDIHNHNLWVPHVESLVPAFDVVFASNPLTELLFSKREYRVEPVPVYDRLVFSSSEVRRRMATGENWEELVPPQVVEYIKKIDGVKRVKVLCDWYVNDRRNK, encoded by the coding sequence ATGAGAGGATTGTTCATTGGCAGGTTTCAACCCCTTCATTTCGGACATGTCAAAGTAGTGGAGTTTGTTCTGAATAGATGCGATGAACTTATCGTCGGAATAGGGAGTGCGCAGTATAGCCACACGCCAGAAAATCCATTCAGTGCTGGTGAGCGTTTCGAAATGCTCACCTCTGTCTTCAAGAAGAAAATGGAATCTACAAAAATATTCATAGTTCCAATTCCAGACATACACAACCACAACCTCTGGGTTCCTCATGTAGAATCGCTCGTGCCAGCATTTGATGTGGTTTTTGCAAGCAATCCACTCACTGAGCTCCTTTTCTCAAAGCGGGAATATAGAGTAGAACCTGTGCCAGTATACGATAGGCTCGTCTTTTCATCCAGTGAAGTTCGAAGGAGAATGGCCACTGGAGAAAACTGGGAAGAGCTTGTCCCGCCTCAGGTCGTGGAATATATTAAAAAAATAGATGGAGTCAAGCGTGTAAAAGTCCTATGTGACTGGTATGTCAACGATAGAAGAAATAAGTGA
- a CDS encoding MBL fold metallo-hydrolase encodes MIKINCLVENSVKFGTHFWGEHGLCLFVEKKDFRFFVDAGGSKEVLQHNIEIAKLNPEITEVITISHGHYDHTTGLPWLLQRMRMPKLYAHPEIFAEHYAYSNEKYRYIGVQFEKDEIAALCELKLTREPVEISEGVYFSGEIPGARQKKGKFYLKVEEKYVEDKLIDDTAVYLTTKKGAIVIFGCGHAGVINTLEHAKTVTGQKIYAIFGGTHLVSASSNELKEVVEYLKAEDVEMLRLSHCTGNEAAWMLTKEFGKKFENFTAGSLELIEA; translated from the coding sequence ATGATAAAAATCAATTGTCTGGTTGAGAATTCTGTGAAGTTCGGCACACATTTTTGGGGAGAACATGGACTTTGCTTGTTTGTAGAAAAAAAAGATTTCAGATTTTTTGTGGATGCTGGTGGAAGCAAGGAGGTGCTCCAACATAATATAGAGATTGCAAAGCTGAATCCTGAGATTACAGAGGTAATTACAATTTCTCACGGGCACTACGACCACACTACAGGCCTACCCTGGCTATTACAAAGAATGAGAATGCCTAAACTCTACGCTCACCCAGAGATTTTTGCAGAACATTATGCTTATTCTAATGAGAAATACAGATACATCGGAGTCCAGTTTGAAAAAGATGAGATTGCTGCTCTCTGTGAACTCAAACTTACGAGAGAACCGGTAGAAATCTCAGAAGGTGTTTACTTCTCTGGTGAAATCCCAGGAGCAAGGCAAAAAAAAGGGAAATTCTATCTAAAGGTAGAAGAGAAATATGTGGAGGATAAATTGATTGATGATACTGCAGTTTATTTGACCACAAAAAAAGGTGCAATTGTGATTTTTGGTTGTGGGCATGCGGGTGTAATCAACACGCTTGAACATGCAAAGACAGTTACAGGACAGAAAATTTATGCTATTTTCGGAGGTACTCACCTTGTCTCAGCTTCAAGCAATGAACTCAAGGAAGTTGTAGAATATTTGAAGGCAGAGGATGTGGAGATGCTTCGCTTATCCCACTGTACTGGTAATGAGGCAGCATGGATGCTAACAAAGGAGTTTGGAAAAAAATTTGAAAATTTCACTGCTGGCAGTTTAGAATTGATTGAGGCTTGA
- a CDS encoding MogA/MoaB family molybdenum cofactor biosynthesis protein — protein sequence MGSKEHKELSPSYVKFAIITLSDKRTEKTDESGRIAKEILGVAGHKMVAYHFISNDREKLEQLLETLTADPEIDVIITIGGTGISKRDITVEVVSSKLDKKLEGFGEIFRQLSYKEIGSAAVMSRAIAGVLNEKIVVCLPGSASAVKLAVSEILLNEIGHMVWEARR from the coding sequence ATGGGGTCAAAGGAGCATAAAGAGCTGTCTCCATCCTATGTAAAATTTGCAATCATCACATTAAGTGATAAACGAACTGAGAAAACAGACGAATCAGGGAGGATTGCGAAAGAAATTCTGGGGGTAGCTGGACATAAGATGGTAGCATATCACTTTATTTCCAATGACAGAGAAAAACTCGAGCAGTTGCTTGAAACCCTTACTGCTGACCCAGAAATTGATGTAATAATAACCATCGGTGGCACTGGGATAAGCAAGCGAGACATCACAGTTGAAGTTGTTTCCAGTAAGCTGGACAAAAAACTGGAGGGTTTTGGCGAAATCTTCCGTCAGCTCTCTTACAAAGAAATTGGCAGTGCTGCAGTGATGAGCCGTGCTATCGCTGGCGTGCTAAATGAGAAGATTGTTGTTTGTTTGCCGGGCAGCGCAAGTGCAGTAAAACTTGCCGTGAGTGAAATCCTGCTCAACGAGATCGGACACATGGTCTGGGAGGCAAGAAGGTAA
- the lonB gene encoding ATP-dependent protease LonB, whose amino-acid sequence MSDSEELPPVEKWIETQNFTTTKDVPVPPLLSDQVIGQDEAVDVVKKAAIQKRHVLLIGEPGTGKSMLARSMVDFLPREELEDVLVYHNQSDPNEPLIRTVPAGKGKEIVQHAKREAEEKKAQKGLFFILIIAVVIIVAVFLSFKTTTIYDNATGTTKTEWSFDPIVLFAGIVAVAMLIIALRLITPRSENIHIPKLLVSHNPSDKPPFIDGTGAHAGALLGDVRHDPFQSGGLETPPHERVEAGAIHKAHKGVLFIDEINMLRMESQHSLLSAMQEKKFSIVGQSERSAGALVKTEPVPCDFVLVAAGNVDAVQGMHPALRSRIRGYGYEVYMNNVMPDTDENRKKLIRFVAQEVVKDGKIPHFDKSAVCEIIREAQRRAGRKGQLTLRLRELGGLVRVAGDIAKAEHAMVVSAKHVLQAKAKAKSVEQQIADKYLEKKKEYRTFRVSGSAVGVVNGLAAIGADTSMAEYSGVVLPIVAEVTPAHTKYGGKIIATGKLGEIAKEAVQNVAALIKKYTGEDISNHDIHIQFIGTYEGVEGDSASVSVATAVISALAGVEVMQDVAMTGSLDVRGNVLPVGGITAKIEAAAEAGIKKVIIPKENLRDVLIDDKYKDKIEIIPATTLGDVLKASLVGPRKDSLLKKLMSYVSETPLTSIPQPKETPNRGV is encoded by the coding sequence GTGTCAGACAGTGAAGAACTCCCCCCTGTTGAAAAATGGATAGAAACCCAGAATTTCACAACAACGAAAGATGTACCAGTGCCACCACTGCTTTCAGATCAGGTTATTGGTCAAGACGAAGCAGTGGATGTAGTAAAAAAGGCAGCAATTCAGAAAAGGCATGTATTACTAATAGGTGAGCCAGGGACTGGCAAATCAATGCTTGCTCGCTCAATGGTTGATTTTCTGCCACGAGAAGAACTGGAAGATGTTTTGGTCTATCACAACCAGTCCGACCCAAACGAACCACTAATTCGCACAGTTCCTGCGGGTAAGGGAAAAGAAATCGTCCAGCATGCAAAAAGAGAGGCAGAGGAGAAGAAAGCTCAGAAAGGGCTCTTTTTCATCCTAATTATAGCAGTGGTAATCATTGTGGCAGTGTTCCTCTCTTTCAAAACGACAACAATCTATGACAATGCCACAGGGACCACGAAAACTGAGTGGAGCTTTGACCCTATCGTGCTGTTTGCAGGCATCGTAGCAGTAGCTATGCTCATAATCGCCCTCCGACTTATAACCCCTAGAAGTGAAAACATCCATATTCCTAAACTTCTGGTTTCCCATAACCCATCAGATAAACCACCTTTCATTGACGGCACAGGAGCGCATGCAGGCGCATTACTTGGCGATGTGAGACACGACCCATTTCAGTCAGGTGGGCTAGAGACACCCCCCCATGAGAGAGTAGAGGCAGGTGCAATTCACAAAGCCCACAAAGGTGTGCTGTTTATTGACGAAATTAACATGTTGAGAATGGAAAGCCAGCACTCACTGCTTTCTGCAATGCAAGAAAAGAAATTTTCAATAGTTGGACAGAGTGAACGCTCCGCTGGTGCCCTTGTGAAAACGGAACCAGTCCCATGTGATTTTGTGCTTGTAGCTGCAGGTAATGTGGATGCAGTCCAAGGTATGCATCCTGCCCTTCGTTCAAGGATAAGGGGCTATGGATACGAGGTCTACATGAATAATGTGATGCCAGACACCGATGAAAACAGAAAGAAACTTATAAGATTTGTCGCACAGGAAGTTGTCAAAGATGGGAAGATCCCTCATTTTGATAAATCCGCTGTGTGCGAAATCATTCGTGAGGCACAGAGAAGGGCTGGGAGAAAGGGACAGCTTACACTGCGGCTCAGAGAACTCGGAGGACTTGTAAGGGTCGCAGGTGACATTGCAAAGGCAGAACATGCTATGGTTGTGTCTGCTAAACATGTGCTTCAGGCAAAAGCAAAAGCTAAAAGTGTGGAGCAACAGATTGCTGACAAATACCTTGAGAAGAAAAAAGAATACAGGACATTTAGAGTTTCTGGTTCTGCGGTGGGTGTGGTGAATGGACTTGCTGCGATCGGTGCAGATACATCTATGGCAGAATATTCTGGTGTGGTTTTACCAATTGTGGCTGAAGTCACTCCTGCTCACACAAAGTATGGTGGAAAGATTATTGCAACTGGTAAACTTGGAGAAATCGCGAAAGAAGCCGTTCAGAATGTTGCTGCACTTATAAAGAAGTACACTGGTGAAGATATATCTAACCATGATATTCACATCCAGTTCATAGGTACATATGAAGGTGTTGAAGGTGATTCCGCATCGGTCTCAGTCGCTACTGCGGTAATCTCTGCTCTAGCAGGTGTAGAAGTAATGCAGGATGTAGCGATGACAGGTTCATTGGATGTGAGAGGAAATGTCCTGCCAGTAGGTGGAATTACTGCAAAAATTGAGGCGGCTGCAGAGGCGGGAATAAAGAAAGTGATAATTCCAAAGGAGAATTTAAGAGATGTGTTAATTGATGACAAATACAAAGACAAAATAGAAATCATTCCTGCCACAACGCTCGGAGATGTACTAAAGGCCTCCCTAGTTGGACCTAGAAAGGATTCTTTGCTTAAGAAACTTATGAGCTACGTATCTGAAACACCCTTAACTTCAATCCCCCAGCCAAAAGAAACTCCTAACAGAGGTGTTTGA